In Papaver somniferum cultivar HN1 chromosome 9, ASM357369v1, whole genome shotgun sequence, the genomic stretch GTCAAACTTCAAAACAGGACGACACGCCTTGTGTTGTGTTAAACACAAAGACAAGTAATGTTATGGAGTTTAGCTAGAGAGGAAGAAACTCTGTTACTTCTACTTACCCCCTCGCATATAGCCGTGTATGCTGGATCATTCAAATGCGTGACTGATGAACCAGAGTCAAATATTGCACTAAAACGCAAGTCACTTAGATTTCTCCCCACACTCAGTTTAGTCACACTAACTTCATAATGTGTTCTCCTGGGAATAAGTTTCAAGTCAACAAAATATAGAACTCTTCATTAAATGTATAAGAATTGAAAAAACGAGAACGAAGGTTGTAACTCACTGTGTGAGATTGAATGGAGTTTCATCTTGGTCCGAGCTTCCTTTGTCCCCAAAGTTGATTCTTCCAACTCCATCGAATCCAAAACACATGGAAAAAGAATTTGCAATTAAGCCTTTGGTTGACAAAATGCTAGGCACGGATGTGTTCCCCATACCAAGTCCAAATAACCCATTGGGAGCTCCAGTGCTTAAAACTGAATTACTCTGACAACTACAAAATCGATGCATATTTATAACTGTTTGATTACAATTGCTTCAACAAGATAATTCAAGTAGTCCAGTACATGTTCTAAGCGACATTTTTGTCAAACCAGCAGTGAAAACCTACCCAAATGTTATCCTGGCATCTATGTCTTTTTGCTCATGATCTTCTATTATCAAATGCAAGACATCCTCCACCAAAACTCCAGAAGAAGAAGTATTTTCTCTATATTCAACTCGATAAGGGCATTGACCGGATGATTCGCTGCATTCTCTTTGGAGCTCACATAAACTATTGTTGCAGGGAACAGCTTTACTCGTTGCTGATGAGTTACTACTGTATATTTTGAAATTCAATTCCTGACCAACACATGCACTTGTAAGAAGAAGCAATCAGaaaaaacatataaacatttgAAGGCTAGAAATTACTTCTATAGACTATATAACATCTTTCCGTTATTATTATCCTCATTTCACTAAAAGATACAGATACAAAAACACACAAACATAGAtaaaacaaagttcaaaaacacaTAAGCTCCATAACTTGTCACAAGGTTCCGAACGCAGCTAGTACAGTCACATGGCACCCAAAACAAGTCACTTCCGGTATCAAGTGCGACCAAGAATGACAAACTTGGTATCCCCAGCGTAACATAAGCATAGTGTAAGCTGAAAAGTTACCACAAAAATAAACAATTAAGTACAGGCAATCACCAATTGCAACTAAGAACCTATTTGCAATAACTTTTCACAAGAAATTTTAGATCTATGAAATAACTGTGGGTTATATTTAGTGCGCTTTGCATTTCATAAAATACCAAAGAGTCTAGTTTACAACAGACTTACTATCCAAGTAGAGGAAGATAGAAACTCTGGTTGCCTTCAGAAAAGGTGAGCAACTTTGAATTGTCCTCATTATTTTCAGCAAGAGCACGGCCACGGAAAACTTTGTCACGATGAACCATAGCTGTGTAGTATTGGAGACTACCTTTTTCCGGTAAATTATCACCACCCATAATACTTTTAACTTGATCAGAATATCTGTGATGCATTTCAAATCCAAAAGTTTGGAATGCATTGCAGTTCGTTATTTTCTGAATATTTGTCGAAAACACTAACAAAAGAGTAACTACATATTTACGAGTACAAGAAGAAcgggaagaaaaagaagaggaagCCATGGGTTTCAACTTCGATTAGAAACGAAtcaaaattttgatatatttttaagcTAAACAAAATTACTTCAATTAGAGGAGAGAAGTGGGGTTTCAGAGAGTGAAATGTTGTCCGGTTTCTCACGACTTAGAAAAAAATAGTCTACAGTCCAAGTCGTTTTTATGGTCCCatgaaaaatcaaattcgttAAAACCACACAAACCATCCACTCCACAAGTGTCAAAATCAAAAGTGTCTTGTACGTTCTTCTGATCTTCTTCGTTTACTACTCAGTGGAACGTATGGACTGGGTCACGGTTATAAAGGCACATCGTTACTAATTGCTATTATAGATGTCATGTATCGTCCAGAAGAAAACAAATACTAGCCGAGTATTGTCAGTTTGCTACAAATATTTGCTCGCTTCCATGCTTataattgggccgaccgaccggagAGCCCGAAGGGCCCGAGACCCTTTTATGGTCACTTTTTTATCAATTGAAACCTAACATTAATTTCATAAAAAGATTTCAAATTCCGTCCATTTTATTCATTCGAAAATACCCTTCAAAAAGGACGCAGGCGTaatttatgttttattttcttttagatagTTTCATAGATAAACCGAAAAAGGAAGGGTAATCGCGTAAATATGAACAGAAAAAAGGACACGGAGGTTGGTAATCTTTTACTTGTTGAGGCGCATTTTCGGAATAATTGAGTTAGAGGTCACGTGATCAAACCCGACAACCTCCAAACTTTTAGTTAGTTTTTCTTTCTTCCCTTCTTCCTCCTCTCGATTTCtttcttctcatcttcttctttttctgagAAGAATTCTCAACATCTTCAGAGATCTTTGTCCACCACTATCACCTCCATCACCATCAACATCCTACAAAACCGGTTCATCGACGAACATTTCTAGTGAGAATGGAGCTTTCGGCACATCTTTAACCTGTTAAAGTACAGCTTGCTTGCATACAAGAGCAGATGATTGGAAGGGCTAAATCCCAGATTTGAGGCCCGAAAAACATCCTGGTCTAGCTTGAAAATGCAATCATTTGATGGGTCAGCGGCCGAATTGGATTCCGTTAGGAGAACAAGTTCCCACTTACCGCCTTATTGGAGTGGATAGCTGGATCCAAAACCGCCACGGTTTTCATGTGATTATAGGAACTCTCTTCTCGATCGTCTGTTTCCGCCAATATCTTGGTCATCTAACCAAGGAGCATCATGTTGGCTTTGAAGCAGCAGCATGGTATTGGCATTTTGTAGAGTCAACAGTTTGTGGATTGGATTCGGGTCATTCTGCATTCTACTAGGTTGTCTATTGTAGTGAATAGCAAAGCAATGGGGTACTTCGTCTGAAATTCCAACATTTTACTTCTTTCCCCTagttatttcatgttcttcaactAGGGATATACAAATTTCGATTTTAATTCAGTTACCTAATGGAATTCTTtgttctgtgtgttttccattggcttTTGCTGATGTCGCTGGTGTTCTGGTTGAATCAAGCACCAAACTTCAGATTGTGCATTACGGCATAACAGATCCAGTGTTGTCTATGGTGACAACAAATCAATGGGATGTTATTGGGGTACTTGTAGAATCATCAGGAGGTTCAGTTGTAGTTGTTTTTTCAAGGAAGGGTGTAGCAGCTTTAAGTGTAGTGTGTTAGACAGCCAGCGTTTTCTTGTAGAGATATAGGAATCAAACCAACATATGGTTGTGCAGTTAGGATTAAATTTACGGCGAGCGGGTCATCATTGGATGCTTTTGTACATCAGCTACAGATCCTTACATGGAATTTCAAACAAAGATAAACTTTCCAGGCCTCTACCACTACTTGAGTTTTTTTGAATCTCATATGTctcaaagagaagaagaaccctaaaattaTGTCGCAATGAAAATATAATGGACATCTGGACCGAGGGTTTTTTGACAGTCTATGATTTCAATAGAAATCATTATCACAGATTAAGGATGTAGGGTTATGAGATTAGACATAAAATAAGAACAATTGTTTCCCTTAAGATCAAAGATGCGAGATAATAAGAAGGTTTAGGTTAGAATAGTTGAATCGAAGATGTGGAAGATATGATAtatttttgattaggtgtggcttggcttcggcttcgcctcgccccatccCGATTTTATATACCTGATTTTTCCATAAAATAAACTAAAGTTGATGAGCTAACTAAACAATGTAGAGACCTAACTCAAACTTGTGGCTGAATATTGGTAGAAAAGTTCAAAGTCAGAAAGGAGAATATACATGCCTTACCAACTCAACTGTAAGAAAATGCATAAAATGGATACGATCAATCATATATTGGCAAAGTTGGATTAGGAAGAACATATCTAATTATCTCATCAATGACTTCCCATATGTATCTTGATGTACGACTGATTACTCTAAACACTCTCTTAGTTTGTCTACATACAATACCTAATCATTTTGATGTAAATTCAAACAAAATCAAGATAAAACGATTGTTACAAGTGAAGGTTTCCATTTTGTCATaaatagaaatgttgagacagtGAACATACATTGTAAAGCATACCCTTGCCAaaccactttttttttctttttcttctctcgaCTTGTCTATTATATTTCTTCCAGTCCAACCTTTCGTGATTCAGTTTGCCAACCATTTCTTTTAGATTTGCCTCCAGGATGCATCTTGTCTATCACCTAAAAGTTCCACAACATGCACCAAAAAAATCAGATGGTAAGTTCACCCCACCAACTCAATAAAAAAATTCACAATCACTAAGCAAAAACTACATTGACCATCAACCATAGCATATATTGTTCAGTTTACTTCAAAAGAAACTTTCGAATGAAAATGTTATTTTTACTCTTTCATCCAATATGACTTCAGCCTTTTTCTCAGTTTCAAATAACCTGTGACACAGATAAGTAGAAATGAGTGTCATTTTTGTCTTTAACAAAAACACAAATTTCAGCACAAACCCTAAACTGATCAGCTAAGAACAACTCCACCATGTTTGCAACATCAAGGATGTCTCTTGGTTCGGTTAATTAGTGTCCAACTGAAATGCATTAGAAATCAATTCATATACGATTTTATGCTAAGTCAAATTTTACCAAAAGAtcatatcaatacataactgAGGAAACCTAGTTTCTTACCTGAGAATTGGAGCGACCACAATCAAATTAGAGGAAATCGGAGATTTTAGTTTAGGGAGAAAAAGAAACCAATTGAGAGAACGGAGAGGGAAGAATGAAAATAGGGAGATGAAAGGGGATATAATTAATAAAtatcgatcaaaaaaataaagaacaaacaCACCCTAGATAAAATAACTACTACGTGATGATctgaaaataaattaaaattgaaaGACAGGGAAAATAACTATTGTCATCAAGTTTTCCTATTTTCCCAATGTCTACATGACTGCAACAATTTGTCATCAAGTTTTTATAAGTTCCAAGCTAGCCTAAATCATGCGCAACTTAAGTATGTACATAAAAAGAGAAATATGCATTTTACTCATAACTGTTCAGATTTATCTCCACAAACTTATGGATCCTTGAAGAATTGTGTTTTTCTTTTACAAAACTCAAGTAAGAGAGAAAAATTAAAGTCAGTTGACTTCTCAAAATAAAAAGAACATGCATAAGAAACCACAGCAAAGTAAAATAACTTTTCAACAATTGTTCTGTCATACAAAACTATAACAGCACATTGTCTGCATATGAATACATACTGTGTTCTAGCGTCAAAAGTTCAAGTTTAATCCAGCGTCTTTCAAATTAGGCCATGATTAAAAAACCCAGATAATTAGGGCATTACAGAACCCAATTTGATGAATACTTTTGCCAGTAACTAAGATGAATTCAAGCATGACAAATAACTGAATGAAGAAAGGAACTGAATCCTAACACTTTAATGATCAGAATCTTACCTTTGACATCTCCTCTTTTAGAAGTTCTCTTTTGCCCAGCTGAAGTTTTGACGCTGTAGGATCAAATCTTGGTAAACATTAACTTATGAGCTTAATATTCAGATGCATACTAACACCAAAATCTGAAATCTCAAACCCTAACATACCTATCTCAAACCCTAAAAACTTTATATTCAACTTGAGAAAAAATCTGAAATCTCAAACCCTAACATACCTGTctcaaaccctaaaaactctatatTCAACTTGAGAAAAAAAACGAcaataacaaagaagaaaaaaaacgataATAACATATAATCTGGAAAAAAAACTGTACATACCTGTCTCAAACCCTAATGATTAAAAACTCTATAATCTGAATTTTGGTACTTAGCCGTGGTAATCACCGAAAAAGTTTCACAGAAAATACCCTAAATTCTCcgataagaaaataaaagcaacaGCAGATGCTGTTGTATCACAGGGAGGAAACATATGAGAAGAAGTTCAAGGTGTTAATTGATGAATCGTAGATGAGTAGATGGATTTGAGCAAAGATAAGAAAATCTATGAAGAAGATGTCACTTCCATGGATTTGCGGGTTTCTTCTTAGGTTTTTCTTTGTTTATTCTGTGaaaaaaatcttgtttttcttttctttgagaaAAAGTGAAACGGAGCAATTCTATGAGTGGGTTAGGGTCACAGTTCAACATGGAGCCTTatgagcttaggattttaaaggagttagatatgaaaagaaaaatatgatGTTTCCTAAGATATATTCTTTCATCAAGATTTTGTTTCAGGAATTATACAATTAACCAGGTCATTGGGCCGAGCAATTCAACCAATTACCAGGACGGGCTATTTGTACAAGTGCTAGGCCGGTCTATTACGATTTAGGGAAAGCCTGAACCAGTAACCAGCTCAGGCCAATCAACCAGTGATAGGTTGTAACGGGCTTGAGGCTCCTGCGATTACAAGCAGGGTCGGGCGAGTatatgcaaatcgagtatttttgggaattattcacattcttcaagaATATTAAAACCTAAATACCTGTCCGTTACATTACGGGTCATATACCAGTAACAAGACATGATATGACAGAGTATATAGATTGAGGTATATAGATCAGTAAACGAAAGGGTGAGCTTAAAAAGGTGTATATTGTATATTATAACCTTGTTTTTTCTTCTATGTTCGTACATCTGAAGGAGAAAGATTTAAGCTGTTGTTATCGTGGATCGATGAAGGGAGTTGAAAATAGAGGAAGAAGAGTAGCGATTTAGGGTTACTTGACATAATGAATCAAGACCGTAGACTAACTGTTTTTATTACAACTGTCGGATCATAAACCCACCtcaggggtataattgtaaaCTAAGTAATTCATTTATttcataaaattaattaaaatctggTCATTACCGGTCAACGCGAGTCAACGCtttttttccaagtaccaaaccccAAGCTGGACAaaagttagaccaaactcaaaaacaaaataacccacaAATTATACGTGAAAATGGAAATCCTCAAATTTGTAAGATTTATTAGCCTATAAATTCATTAGCTCGAAAGTTCTCCAAATGTTTGTAAGATGCTCGTAAGAAACAAGTTCTAACAAATCGAGCTGgtggaggaaatttttttttttttgatggaaggtGGAGGAAATTGATAAATTGCAAAATGCATAAAATTTGCCTGTCGTTTGGTTTGGTAAAGTCATTTATTTATAACAACTTGATAGTATGGAAATATATTAGCAAAACAGTAGAAAATTCAATGGGAGTACGAGGAGAAAATGAATTCACTAGGCATCCGAAGAATTATCGGAGCTGCTATTCCACACACTTATTGCAGCACTACTTAGCACTCAACCACATCCAGACCCtagatttggggattttgataaaAAGATGGGTCACAACTTAACAATTTTGACCAATAATACTGGGACACATGGATTTGAGCTGTAAGTAGTGCTGTGATTAGAGCACTGAATAGCATTTTCGAAGAATTATAGATATTtaccattattattatttatcgaTAGATTTGTCCATAGTATTAGTAACACGCGTACATTTAGCTGTTTAGTGGGTGTTGATAAATTAGTTGATATAGAAAATCAGTTATTCTTTTGATCATGTGATGTTTAGTGGATGTTAATATTTTGCTCATTGACATTTTATGTTTGGGTGGACTATGACTTTTTGTTGTTCCCAAATCGTCGTGAAAAACGCGGCAACACTCCGCTCACTAAAACCCAAATTGTCAACTAAAACCACAATCCCTCCTTTAAATGAAGTTAATTTGTCGAACTTCAAAAATTTTGATTGGTTGCTGATTGTCTAATTACTCTATTCTTACTGTGTTTTCGACGTAAGTTCAGAAGGTAAAGAATGTAATAATGAAATCCAAACCTTTGGTTTTGAAATGCACCACAGATTTTCTGATCAGGTTAAAGCTATTATGGGTGCTGATAATTTATCGGGAGTACTATGCAGGGATGGCTCATCGGGACAAAGTTTTCCGTGGTCGTGCTCTTGctgaaaatgatgatgatgattctaaGTTGCTCACCTTGTCTGATGCAATCGAAGAAACTTCTAATATTGCTTCACTTATTGGATCAGAAGTCTGTTATAAGCTAGAATATCCTTCATTACATACATACGATTAGAAGTTGTCTCTGTAAATTTTACGCTGGTATCTTGCAAAACGTAAGAATTTGTACTTTCCGATTTACAGCTACTTGATAGATTTaaaatttgtttcaatttttaCAGCATTCATTCCAAATTGTGTGAACGTTTCATTTTACACTTGGGGACACCAAATCTATCGTTCTTGGTTGCGCTTGATATAGGAACCAGAACCAACTTGCTTTGGGTGCCATGTGACTCTAGTAATTGCACTCGGAACGTTATGACTAGTCCAGGAGTTGTATGTATTTATGGGGGATTTTTGTTTCGTTGCACCATGAAAAGCTAGCTTAAAAATTTGTATGTGTTTGTTATTTCCACTACCCATTTTATGTGCATACTCTTAACAAGAAATAAATGTCAACATTTGTAGCAGTAACTCATCATCAACTAGTAAAGAAGTTTCCTGCAATAGTAGTTTATG encodes the following:
- the LOC113313658 gene encoding aspartyl protease family protein 1-like: MASSSFSSRSSCTRKYVVTLLLVFSTNIQKITNCNAFQTFGFEMHHRYSDQVKSIMGGDNLPEKGSLQYYTAMVHRDKVFRGRALAENNEDNSKLLTFSEGNQSFYLPLLGYLHYAYVTLGIPSLSFLVALDTGSDLFWVPCDCTSCVRNLVTSYGAYELNFKIYSSNSSATSKAVPCNNSLCELQRECSESSGQCPYRVEYRENTSSSGVLVEDVLHLIIEDHEQKDIDARITFGCQSNSVLSTGAPNGLFGLGMGNTSVPSILSTKGLIANSFSMCFGFDGVGRINFGDKGSSDQDETPFNLTQTHYEVSVTKLSVGRNLSDLRFSAIFDSGSSVTHLNDPAYTAICEGFDAQALHKRIPSDPGNPFEYCYEVRLNSAELFLPNVTLIMEGGSQFNIYDAIALTSNGTATIYCLAVVKSPDVNIIGQNFMTGYRIVFNREQMVLGWKPFNCYEIVDPSTEQKIPQITKESPTTANVQRSRRNS